The Arachis hypogaea cultivar Tifrunner chromosome 19, arahy.Tifrunner.gnm2.J5K5, whole genome shotgun sequence genome has a window encoding:
- the LOC140182372 gene encoding uncharacterized protein, translating into METLTRTATKGDVEASYVCAMLLLCNKEEEKHRRRGVEFFEIVRASGVVERCGEIFREIFEQRWVEVKSSNPGQPVICRSTGCPTRDTMGVVEDVSRILCVHCLADYKVWVFLEMFRFQ; encoded by the coding sequence ATGGAAACTCTGACTAGGACTGCAACGAAGGGCGACGTTGAAGCCAGTTACGTGTGTGCGATGCTGCTACTGTgtaataaggaagaagaaaagcacAGACGAAGGGGAgttgaattttttgaaattgtACGTGCTTCTGGGGTAGTCGAAAGGTGCGGAGAGATCTTTAGGGAGATATTCGAGCAGCGGTGGGTGGAGGTAAAATCGTCAAATCCTGGACAGCCCGTGATTTGTCGGTCCACCGGTTGCCCTACCCGCGACACCATGGGTGTTGTCGAAGATGTGTCTCGTATCTTATGTGTGCACTGCTTGGCCGATTACAAGGTGTGGGTGTTCTTGGAAATGTTTAGATTTCAATGA
- the LOC112778872 gene encoding uncharacterized protein, whose protein sequence is MAETSKKNRKKKNVSVEYKCPLNLLPRDIWVRILTKIASNSIQDLFTMQVTYKVFLDVARSDAVYKHVTMWYIPLVSFLFYFDRPERRFVDRCVEAGNPDTILCHEMTEYFWITHHVLGMDLLTRAATEDNVEVGYLCAMLL, encoded by the coding sequence ATGGCTGAAACATCTAAgaagaatagaaagaaaaagaacgtaTCTGTTGAGTACAAATGTCCACTCAATCTTCTTCCTCGTGACATATGGGTGAGGATTCTTACGAAGATTGCATCAAATTCGATTCAGGATCTTTTCACCATGCAGGTGACTTACAAGGTGTTTCTGGATGTAGCGAGGTCGGATGCTGTATACAAGCATGTGACGATGTGGTATATACCGTTAGTgtcctttttattttactttgacCGACCTGAAAGGAGGTTCGTTGATCGCTGCGTGGAAGCAGGAAATCCGGATACTATACTCTGCCATGAGATGACGGAGTATTTCTGGATTACCCATCATGTCCTTGGAATGGATCTGCTGACTAGGGCTGCAACGGAGGATAACGTTGAAGTCGGTTACTTGTGTGCCATGCTGCTATAG